A section of the Petrimonas sulfuriphila genome encodes:
- a CDS encoding glycosyltransferase: MKVLIVASYNSGKFSPFVLEQANALKNQAIEIDFLGIEGRGTIGYLRCRRGLLKKINEYKPDIIHAHYGLSGLLANLQRKVPVVTTYHGSDIHSGGLLLTLSQFSMRLSRYNIFVSDKLLKLANYHRRNAMVQPCGVDFDKFNVLSREEARKLLGWGANGKYVLFAGDFDNTIKNPELARQACNLLLECELIELKGYNRKEVNLLMNASNCLLMTSHHEASPMVIKEAMLCGTPVVSVDVGDVADVVKGTEGCFIAERNATEIASKLSEAISFSKQKEKTNGRERITELGLDNKQVAKRIVEIYEFVESKNGRDKR; this comes from the coding sequence ATGAAAGTATTGATAGTAGCAAGTTATAATAGTGGCAAGTTCTCTCCATTTGTGTTGGAACAAGCAAATGCCCTAAAAAATCAAGCCATAGAGATTGATTTTTTAGGAATAGAAGGAAGAGGAACGATCGGATATTTGCGTTGCAGACGAGGGTTGTTGAAAAAAATCAATGAGTACAAACCGGATATCATACATGCTCACTATGGTTTGTCCGGACTATTAGCCAACTTACAACGAAAAGTTCCGGTAGTAACAACCTATCATGGAAGCGATATCCATTCGGGAGGTCTATTGCTTACGCTGTCCCAATTCTCTATGAGGCTGTCGAGATACAACATTTTTGTAAGCGATAAGTTGTTGAAATTGGCAAACTATCATAGGAGGAATGCCATGGTTCAACCATGTGGAGTGGACTTCGACAAATTCAATGTACTTTCCAGAGAGGAGGCGCGTAAACTACTGGGATGGGGTGCAAACGGGAAATACGTGTTGTTTGCCGGTGATTTCGATAATACGATTAAAAATCCTGAATTGGCTCGGCAGGCTTGTAATCTATTGCTGGAATGTGAGCTTATTGAGTTAAAAGGATATAACCGGAAAGAAGTCAACCTGCTTATGAACGCTTCCAATTGCTTACTGATGACTTCGCATCACGAAGCATCGCCCATGGTAATCAAAGAGGCGATGTTATGCGGAACGCCCGTGGTTAGTGTGGATGTTGGAGATGTGGCCGACGTGGTTAAAGGAACGGAAGGCTGTTTTATTGCGGAACGAAATGCAACCGAAATTGCATCAAAACTATCGGAAGCAATCAGTTTTTCAAAACAGAAAGAAAAAACTAATGGACGTGAACGAATTACAGAATTGGGATTAGACAATAAACAGGTAGCTAAAAGAATTGTGGAAATATACGAATTTGTTGAAAGCAAAAATGGTAGGGATAAAAGATAA
- a CDS encoding acyltransferase, translated as MAYSNIQNGKKKCLFSRIKIKIGKMLAQRFPYNSIRVKGLKYCGFEIGDKVYIGSDLIVASIISETGCSLSIGNRVAIGPRVTLVLSSDANWSRLMDQIPPIKDKIILEDDCWIGAGVIVLPGITIGKGAIVGAGSIVTKNVEPFTVVVGNPAHAIKKIKPF; from the coding sequence ATGGCTTACTCAAACATACAAAACGGTAAAAAAAAGTGCTTGTTTTCACGGATTAAGATTAAGATAGGGAAAATGTTAGCACAGCGTTTCCCCTATAACAGCATTCGTGTAAAGGGTTTAAAATATTGTGGTTTTGAAATTGGCGATAAGGTTTATATCGGCAGTGATTTGATAGTAGCTAGTATTATTTCGGAAACAGGATGTTCTTTAAGTATAGGGAATAGAGTTGCTATAGGACCAAGAGTAACATTAGTTCTATCATCAGATGCGAATTGGTCTCGTTTAATGGATCAAATACCTCCAATAAAAGATAAAATTATATTAGAAGATGATTGCTGGATTGGTGCAGGTGTCATAGTTTTACCTGGTATCACAATTGGCAAAGGTGCTATTGTTGGAGCAGGTAGCATAGTAACAAAAAATGTTGAGCCTTTCACTGTAGTTGTTGGAAATCCGGCACATGCAATAAAAAAAATAAAACCATTTTGA
- a CDS encoding GNAT family N-acetyltransferase, with amino-acid sequence MNYRFEIGIEEEEWSNFLQNNTQANIFQSLEYYKSQINNKSSEPITFFVYENEKIVGLALGIIFSNGGRLGKRLTSRAIIIGGPVLSDENDIAILGYFLNEIKKYLKNKVVYLEFRNIWDTSIYKNIFIDNGFSYEEHLDILIDLRKTEDELWNSMTKDRKKSINKGQRELEIRIIDEQSDYQIDLIYNLLKIVYNRVKLPLPSKMFFSSIIRNLDPLGYIKIFGAYRDSKLIGVRLVFCYNKMIYDWYAGADDDFLEYRPNDILIWNILKWGGENGYEVFDFGGAGKPNIPYGVRDYKLKFGGQLVCFGRYQYVFKPIIMTFGRLAIKIKDGLLKHTKR; translated from the coding sequence ATGAATTATAGATTTGAAATTGGTATAGAAGAGGAAGAATGGAGTAATTTTTTGCAAAATAATACTCAAGCAAATATTTTTCAATCTCTTGAATACTATAAATCACAAATAAATAATAAATCAAGTGAACCAATAACATTTTTTGTATATGAAAATGAGAAGATAGTTGGACTTGCCTTAGGAATTATCTTTAGCAATGGTGGTAGATTAGGAAAAAGACTAACATCAAGAGCCATAATAATTGGAGGTCCTGTACTGTCTGATGAAAATGATATTGCAATATTAGGATATTTTCTTAATGAAATAAAAAAATATCTTAAAAATAAGGTAGTTTACTTGGAATTCCGTAATATATGGGATACTTCTATATATAAAAATATATTTATTGATAATGGATTTAGTTATGAAGAACATTTAGACATTCTGATAGATTTGAGAAAGACAGAGGATGAACTATGGAATAGCATGACTAAAGATAGGAAAAAAAGCATAAATAAGGGTCAAAGAGAATTAGAAATCCGGATAATTGATGAACAAAGCGATTATCAGATAGACTTAATATATAATCTACTTAAAATAGTTTATAATCGAGTTAAATTACCTCTACCGTCAAAAATGTTTTTTTCAAGTATAATAAGAAACTTAGATCCGCTGGGGTACATTAAAATATTTGGAGCATATCGCGACAGTAAATTAATAGGTGTTAGGTTAGTATTTTGCTATAATAAAATGATTTACGACTGGTATGCAGGAGCCGATGATGATTTTTTAGAATACAGACCTAATGATATTTTAATATGGAATATTTTAAAATGGGGAGGCGAAAATGGATACGAGGTTTTTGATTTTGGAGGTGCAGGTAAACCCAATATTCCTTATGGTGTAAGAGATTATAAATTAAAATTTGGAGGTCAATTAGTTTGTTTTGGACGTTATCAATATGTTTTTAAACCAATAATCATGACTTTCGGACGATTAGCAATAAAAATAAAAGATGGCTTACTCAAACATACAAAACGGTAA